One Oscillatoria sp. FACHB-1406 DNA window includes the following coding sequences:
- a CDS encoding NAD(P)/FAD-dependent oxidoreductase, whose amino-acid sequence MKFEFDLVVIGDSFEGIYAATKAVNLNARVALVTSPATAIDSSAESLYCRTLARWAKLGEAWGEEGIAVARAAIASLKAEHSLSTLAALGVDILTGPGEFCRLPDRAFIAENRKLRSRAYLLATGSVPFIPDIEGLEEVGYITPDALWQPEKYAALPNNLAIIGGSPLAIELSQSLQRLGKQITVIVAGDRILPAEDVEAERWIQAQLEAEGIRILTRAPVTQVRQIAGAKWLQAGNRAIEAAEILLAIEGVPAVRGLNLEGVGAIARSNEISVNEKLQTANPRIYACGSLLGGYPLAHIARYEAGIAVKNALFLPRFAVNYHFLARAIFIEPNLARVGMTEAQARHHYGEDAIAVRDYYKGVSQAWVQEGSAGFCKLVLHSDGEILGAHLVGLQAAESIAPIALAVQNRLKIGDLLRFPTLSPSLSEIVERVAFQWQQERDRKPSGLQKLRKRWLQVARDRGW is encoded by the coding sequence GTGAAATTTGAATTCGATCTCGTTGTCATTGGCGATAGTTTTGAAGGGATTTATGCGGCAACAAAAGCGGTAAATCTCAATGCTCGCGTTGCTTTAGTCACCTCCCCTGCAACCGCGATCGACAGCAGCGCCGAATCTCTCTACTGTCGCACCTTGGCGCGTTGGGCGAAGCTGGGGGAAGCGTGGGGCGAAGAAGGGATTGCAGTAGCGCGGGCGGCGATCGCATCTTTAAAAGCCGAACATTCTCTCTCTACCTTGGCAGCGTTAGGCGTTGATATTTTAACCGGGCCGGGGGAATTTTGTCGCTTGCCCGATCGGGCTTTTATTGCAGAAAATCGAAAGTTGCGATCGCGCGCTTACCTATTGGCGACAGGTTCGGTTCCTTTCATTCCCGATATTGAAGGACTCGAGGAAGTCGGCTACATTACGCCCGATGCGCTTTGGCAGCCCGAAAAGTACGCGGCACTCCCGAACAATCTCGCCATTATCGGCGGTAGTCCCCTCGCAATCGAACTTTCCCAGAGTTTGCAGCGCCTCGGCAAACAGATTACTGTAATCGTTGCGGGCGATCGCATTTTACCGGCAGAAGATGTTGAAGCAGAACGCTGGATACAAGCCCAACTCGAAGCAGAAGGCATTCGCATTTTAACGCGCGCCCCCGTTACCCAAGTCCGCCAAATCGCCGGTGCAAAGTGGCTGCAAGCGGGCAATCGAGCGATCGAAGCCGCAGAAATTTTGCTCGCGATTGAGGGCGTTCCAGCCGTGCGGGGTTTAAATTTAGAGGGAGTCGGCGCGATCGCGCGATCGAACGAGATATCCGTCAACGAGAAGTTACAAACCGCTAATCCTCGCATTTATGCCTGCGGGAGTTTGTTAGGCGGCTATCCTCTCGCCCACATCGCCCGCTACGAAGCGGGAATTGCCGTCAAAAACGCTTTATTTTTACCGAGATTTGCCGTTAATTACCATTTTCTAGCACGTGCGATTTTTATCGAGCCGAATCTCGCGCGGGTGGGGATGACGGAGGCGCAAGCCAGACATCATTATGGAGAGGATGCGATCGCGGTGCGGGACTATTATAAAGGCGTATCGCAAGCTTGGGTGCAGGAAGGGAGCGCCGGATTTTGCAAACTCGTTTTGCACTCCGACGGCGAAATCCTTGGCGCGCATCTCGTCGGATTGCAAGCAGCAGAATCCATCGCCCCCATCGCTCTAGCCGTGCAAAATCGCCTTAAAATTGGGGATTTGCTGCGATTTCCGACGCTTTCGCCCTCACTCTCGGAGATTGTCGAGCGGGTGGCGTTTCAGTGGCAGCAAGAGCGCGATCGCAAGCCTTCCGGATTGCAAAAACTACGGAAACGATGGTTGCAAGTGGCACGCGATCGCGGTTGGTAG